From Lagopus muta isolate bLagMut1 chromosome 28, bLagMut1 primary, whole genome shotgun sequence, a single genomic window includes:
- the LOC125685362 gene encoding LOW QUALITY PROTEIN: uncharacterized protein LOC125685362 (The sequence of the model RefSeq protein was modified relative to this genomic sequence to represent the inferred CDS: inserted 2 bases in 1 codon; substituted 1 base at 1 genomic stop codon) — protein sequence MASASSETDQLLSWDLDLALETPLDIVLFIDWYCRRPGAAPKSTAYMATRLLLENESDKGKFSIEKDLAKSQCTLTAQPQSLPQSWGLSLGHRHTGTMTRMLLLLLPLLALAEAWLHPFPSPCRLHLQQKQQAVLRTPAGSRLAVLAAFSLLLIHGHAQVLLQQSPPPVTRTRSRTVNIECKAEGXFQNAYIHWYXQLPARAPERLLSVTAELQVSYDSESDRSKYLSYKSENKICTLSVHSTQDGDEGTYCCAYWESHSGSSLQAALTESWLQPERHTLIQVPRNTAAFLPPSLSLQGVPTGLSRGRNSKTKAKTLTWHCLCHYSVQSESIVSSPYQQPSCP from the exons ATGGCGAGCGCTTCATCAGAAACCGATCAGCTTTTGTCCTGGGATCTAGACCTTGCTCTAGAGACTCCCTTGGATATTGTTCTGTTCATTGACTGGTACTGCAGGAGGCCTGGGGCAGCTCCCAAGAGCACTGCCTACATGGCAACCAGGCTGCTCCTTGAGAATGAATCCGATAAGGGGAAATTCAGCATCGAGAAGGACCTCGCCAAATCCCAGTGCACCCTGACA GCACAGCCCCAGTCCCTGCCACAGAGCTGGGGGCTTTCCCTGGGGCACAGGCACACAGGCACCATGACaagaatgctgctgctgctgctgccacttctgGCCCTGGCTGAAGCCTGGTTGCATCCATTCCCCTCCCCATGCCGGCTCCActtgcagcagaagcagcaggctgtcCTGCGTACACCTGCGGGCAGCAGGCTGGCAGtgcttgctgccttttctctccttctgatACACGGACATGCACAAGTGCTGCTGCAACAGAGTCCACCACCTGTTACCAGAACGAGATCCAGAACTGTGAATATTGAGTGCAAAGCCGAGGG ATTTCAGAATGCCTACATCCACTGGTACTGACAGCTGCCTGCCAGAGCTCCTGAACGGCTCCTTTCTGTGACAGCAGAATTACAAGTTTCCTATGATTCGGAATCCGATAGGAGCAAATATTTGTCCTATAAAAGTGAGAATAAAATCTGCACTCTCTCAGTTCACAGCACACAGGACGGAGATGAAGGTACCTACTGCTGTGCCTACTGGGAGTCTCACAGcgggagcagcctgcaggcagcccttacagaaagctggctgcagcctgagcGGCACACTTTGATACAAGTGCCGAGAAACACAGCAGCCTTCCTGCCCCCATCTCTCAGCCTTCAAGGTGTCCCCACAGGCTTAAGCAGAGGAAGGAATTCCAAGACGAAAGCCAAGACACTTACGTGGCACTGTCTGTGTCACTATTCTGTGCAGTCTGAATCCATCGTTTCCTCTCCTTACCAGCAGCCGTCCTGCCCCTAA